A genomic segment from Acyrthosiphon pisum isolate AL4f chromosome A3, pea_aphid_22Mar2018_4r6ur, whole genome shotgun sequence encodes:
- the LOC100167488 gene encoding mitogen-activated protein kinase kinase kinase kinase 4 isoform X3 codes for MKENENIIEQNLPLFKALKNHSSKQNQSCNRVNEIERLANLFTQSPSFFTKDNSNHCIDVKHNQVLLEDIMPIKAHNEVNKYKAKPINRENTKDLISPGIKVRRNVRFGEYSPLNPANQVDSQPFLGIGEYDDKKKKLLELQRKEYVEYLSKVKQDKNTSDLPKLAGYSCEEAFKTAMENNNSSDQVESKEVFNQKAMIQQSTFIDGAESCASDEERKKETNRLKQELYRLDLSKQIEEKRRLELEQKRKDQLEDEAIERMAREQEEKMKMEFEKENEKRTLAQLQKQLQQEKLKNEIIQKQKDLESKSWNMPSETVSRQLSKHVPSRHESFEDNDTEEFHCPPQSTFDNVPLPTTRVRAPRKMVYDEDDTSVNRKTLRDVSCNTDAFKNPCVNQNISPPVMSQKMERAHVTFASDPPMNRTEYNPAALLPVTKSVIIDSPLTLALAGLRDSEEDDRTCEAIEPTEAAYRNQVSRDAKYGNNHELPTDKHLLSNLGNIRKQLDIEHQKLKQQVRRSQ; via the exons AtgaaagaaaatgaaaatataatcgaACAAAATTTACCTCTCTTTAAAGCTTTAAAAAACCATTCGTCTAAACAGAATCAGTCGTGTAACAGAGTGAATGAAATCGAAAGGTTGGCGAACTTATTTACACAATCGCCTAGTTTCTTTACAAAGGATAACAGTAACCATTGTATTGATGTCAAACATAATCAAGTATTATTAGAGGACATAATGCCTATAAAAGCACACAAT GAAGTCAATAAGTATAAAGCTAAGCCAATAAATAGGGAAAACACAAAAGATTTAATTTCCCCAGGTATCAAG GTGAGAAGAAATGTACGATTTGGAGAATATTCACCGCTTAATCCAGCCAATCAAGTGGATTCACAACCTTTCTTAGGAATTGGAGAATatgatgataagaaaaaaaaactgttagaGTTACAAAGGAAGGAATATGTAGAATATTTATCAAAG GTAAAACAAGATAAGAATACTTCAGATTTACCAAAACTAGCTGGTTATTCATGTGAAGAAGCATTTAAAACTGCCATg gaaaataataacAGTTCTGACCAAGTAGAAAGCAAAGAAG ttttcaatCAGAAAGCGATGATACAACAATCGACCTTTATAGATGGAGCTGAATCATGTGCAT ctGATGAAGAAAGGAAAAAGGAAACTAATAGATTAAAACAAGAACTTTATAGATTGGATTTAAGTAAACAGATAGAAGAGAAAAGAAGGTTGGAACTAGAACAAAAACGTAAAGATCAATTGGAAGATGAAGCCATTGAAAGAATGGCAAGGGAACAGGAAGAAAAAATGAAGATGGAGTTTGAGAAAGAAAATGAGAAACGAACTTTGGCACAGCTCCAG AAACAACTTCAAcaagaaaagttaaaaaatgaaataattcaaAAGCAAAAAGACTTGGAATCAAAATCATGGAACATGCCATCCGAAACTGTCTCCCGACAATTATCAAAACACGTACCAAGTCGCCATGAATCGTTTGAAGACAATGATACAGAAGAGTTTCACTGTCCCCCTCAGAGTACTTTTGACAATGTACCTTTACCAACTACACGTGTTCGAGCTCCTAGAAAA ATGGTTTATGATGAAGATGACACATCTGTAAACAGAAAAACTTTGAGAGACGTTTCATGCAACACAGATGCATTTAAAAATCCATGTGTGAACCAGAACATTTCCCCTCCAGTAATGAGTCAAAAAATGGAAAGAGCTCATGTGACTTTTGCAAGTGATCCTCCTATGAATAGAACAGAGTATAATCCTGCAGCTCTACTACCAGTAACAAAATCTGTGATCATAGATTCACCACTTACACTTGCATTGGCTGGATTACGTGACAGTGAAGAAGATGATAGAACTTGTGAAGCTATTGAGCCTACTGAAGCAGCATATAGAAATCAG